The following are encoded in a window of Coregonus clupeaformis isolate EN_2021a chromosome 34, ASM2061545v1, whole genome shotgun sequence genomic DNA:
- the LOC121549876 gene encoding GRB2-associated and regulator of MAPK protein 1-like isoform X3: protein MASGECNEDTEVYNITLSTGDELTLMGQAEILYTKMSKEKSRFNTIFRKIGKLNSISKMASRGKMPCLICMNHRTNESVSLPFQCKGRFSTCSPLELQMQEGEHTIRDIVEKTRLPVNVSVPGSPPRNLHDLHLIREGHRYKLVNIQTKTVVVGCVLRSSKIIPVHFPLHMASMPKFIIPEGLLQNELWLDTMVHRWFTYCQEQFDIDDYSRAVRNVRTDWNDVDGKIPKKSSGGSGSSSNGCPSHMHMPSSLTYARDELTQSFHRLSVCVYGNNLHSNSEVNLQGCMTLCGDWALLPSEGVPADSVDTEYLFPELLENMSQSVLLKSDVRYEELWLDHLRSSRVGGGHSVGGEDPRGTIGTSMAVISCPVSSSHVGPMVSSEICLAPPPVPPKSEAVKEECRHLNAPPIPPRSSKQMMSTPTPAVAKARQTETRSPSPILSYYSSGLHSISGGENDVTEADEQNHVCYPCNWVKANEECPTTSHMSPPLDGVLSCPSRLSWPNDFCGGDSQGMEEFLPIHCRSYYSYPRKRPSGTPKSPCTSSLFYFDRREQTEGGSAVPLNSHKASYTNQFCTKSTCYTLEMYRDNTIEECNTKQSLLCPILPPRMPKSNETCKVTDAVEGTEQDTLKCLVSQQHDQVTTTEIFSIPYPPPLPSPSLQAPGGQWQPPTNLSGLSIEEVSKSLRFIGLSDDIVSLFVTEKIDGNLLLQFTEEILTEDFKLSKLKVKKLMQFINGWRPKI, encoded by the exons ATGGCTTCGGGCGAATGCAACGAGGACACGGAGGTGTACAACATCACACTAAGCACCGGTGATGAGCTCACCCTCATGGGCCAGGCAGAGATCCTCTACACCAAGATGTCCAAGGAGAAGTCGCGCTTCAACACCATCTTCAGGAAAATCGGCAAGCTCAACTCCATCAGCAAGATGGCGAGCCGTGGCAAGATGCCCTGCCTCATCTGCATGAACCACCGGACCAACGAGAGCGTCAGCCTGCCCTTCCAGTGTAAGGGTCGCTTCAGCACCTGCAGCCCCCTAGAGCTCCAGATGCAGGAGGGCGAGCACACCATCCGTGACATCGTGGAGAAGACCCGGCTGCCCGTCAACGTCAGCGTGCCCGGCAGCCCGCCGCGCAACCTGCACGACCTCCACCTGATCCGCGAGGGCCACCGCTACAAGTTGGTCAACATCCAGACCAAGACGGTGGTGGTGGGCTGCGTGCTACGCAGCAGTAAGATCATCCCCGTCCACTTCCCGCTCCACATGGCCTCCATGCCCAAGTTCATCATCCCTGAAGGGTTGCTTCAGAACGAGCTGTGGCTGGACACCATGGTGCACCGCTGGTTCACCTACTGCCAGGAGCAGTTTGACATTGACGACTATTCCCGTGCCGTGCGTAATGTCAGGACCGACTGGAACGACGTTGATGGGAAGATCCCCAAGAagagtagtggtggtagtggcagcagcagcaatgGCTGCCCCTCCCACATGCACATGCCCAGCTCTCTCACGTACGCTCGCGACGAGCTTACCCAGTCATTCCACCGGCTCTCGGTGTGTGTCTACGGCAACAACCTACACAGCAACAGTGAGGTCAACCTGCAGGGCTGCATGACGTTGTGTGGAGACTGGGCACTGCTGCCATCCGAGGGCGTACCGGCTGATTCGGTCGACACAGAGTACCTCTTCCCTGAGCTGCTGGAGAACATGAGCCAGTCCGTCCTCCTGAAGTCGGATGTTCGCTACGAGGAGCTGTGGCTGGACCACTTGAGATCAAGTCGGGTAGGAGGAGGGCACAGTGTAGGTGGCGAGGATCCAAGAGGCACCATCGGCACCTCCATGGCGGTCATATCGTGCCCCGTCTCCTCCAGTCATGTGGGTCCAATGGTCAGCTCTGAAATCTGTCTAGCTCCGCCCCCAGTCCCTCCAAAGTCTGAAGCT GTGAAGGAAGAATGCCGTCATTTGAACGCCCCTCCCATTCCCCCCCGAAGTTCCAAGCAGATGATGTCCACCCCAACGCCGGCTGTAGCGAAGGCTCGGCAGACGGAAACGCGCTCTCCAAGCCCTATTCTCTCTTATTATTCCTCAGGCCTACACAGCAT CAGTGGAGGAGAGAATGACGTGACCGAGGCGGATGAGCAGAACCACGTGTGTTACCCCTGTAACTGGGTCAAGGCCAACGAGGAGTGCCCGACAACGTCCCACATGAGCCCACCACTCGACGGCGTGCTCTCCTGCCCTTCTAGACTATCGTGGCCCAACGACTTTTGTGGAGGGGATTCTCAAGGCATGGAGGAGTTCCTGCCCATCCACTGTCGAAGTTACTACAGCTATCCCAGAAAAAGACCCTCTGGCACGCCTAAGTCTCCATGCACTTCCAGCCTTTTTTACTTTGATAGAAGAGAGCAGACTGAAGGCGGTAGCGCCGTCCCCTTGAACTCCCACAAAGCCTCGTACACTAATCAGTTTTGCACCAAGTCGACATGCTACACCCTGGAAATGTACAGAGACAATACGATAGAAGAATGTAACACTAAACAAAGCCTGTTGTGCCCCATCTTGCCACCGAGGATGCCCAAATCAAACGAGACATGTAAAGTTACAGATGCAGTTGAAGGTACGGAGCAGGACACTCTAAAGTGCCTGGTCAGCCAACAACATGATCAGGTCACGACGACTGAAATATTCTCCATCCCCTATCCCCCCCCACTGCCCTCCCCCTCCCTACAAGCCCCTGGAGGACAATGGCAACCACCCACCAATCTTTCTGGACTCTCCATCGAAGAGGTGTCCAAATCGTTACGGTTCATCGGCCTCTCCGACGACATTGTGTCTTTGTTCGTGACAGAGAAAATCGACGGGAATCTACTCCTGCAGTTTACGGAGGAGATTCTGACGGAGGACTTCAAGTTAAGCAAACTTAAAGTGAAGAAACTAATGCAGTTTATTAATGGTTGGAGGCCTAAAATATAG
- the LOC121549877 gene encoding neutrophil cytosol factor 2, whose product MTFVNTLKQWDEAVACFERGDSAAALGTFLDIQEKNSKIFFNIGCLQLINKNLDSAEKAFDSCIGKDGHLAVAFFQRGLAFYKKERFEESFADFQHAFKELRGNQLIDYKPLGLRYKLYACEVLHNMALAHAQLGQWEKAKENLLTALNLRTEAKLSHIDRGLECILKQKLFEPVEVPAKELFKPNKHYVAELEKKDYLGKAKVVSSIVFQDEFSGFAPLQPQVEDVPTRPKPPEVLRALEGEPHTVLFEFVPETSDELAVVPGNIVFVLNKGSDNWASVIFNERRGLVPYNFLERLEITLSSKQEQDGTDKDDIPAPPRQEPPKIPQRKSASASENQNIGDTITESCQSEVVSDSSLCIVKVHFTYTIAICMVPGLPYTTTLEKISNKLGLPATAITLSYAQIDSGKTVIDENTRMEDVWSCVHNGRLTLWCDLKEGMSEQLQTQTHLMALHSYESSTAEDLEFHQGDTILLLSKINEDWFEGQCNGNIGIFPASFVEEVAYVG is encoded by the exons ATGACATTTGTGAACACTCTCAAACAGTGGGATGAGGCAGTGGCCTGTTTCGAACGCGGGGATTCCGCAGCTGCCCTTGGAACATTTCTGGACATCCAGGAAAAGAACTCTAAAATCTTTTTCAACATTGGCTGCCTACAGTTGATCAATAAGAACCTAGATTCAGCTGAAAAG GCTTTCGACAGCTGTATCGGAAAGGATGGACACTTGGCTGTTGCATTCTTTCAAAGGGGGTTGGCATTCTACAAAAAAGAAAG GTTTGAGGAGTCTTTTGCTGATTTCCAACATGCCTTCAAGGAGTTGAGGGGGAACCAGCTGATCGATTACAAACCTCTTGGTCTGAGATACAAATTATATGCTTGTGAG GTACTGCACAACATGGCGCTGGCCCATGCTCAGCTGGGTCAGTGGGAGAAAGCCAAGGAGAACCTCCTGACTGCTCTGAACCTCAGGACCGAGGCCAAACTCAGCCACATCGACAGAGGTCTGGAGTGCATTCTG AAGCAGAAGCTGTTTGAGCCAGTTGAGGTCCCGGCGAAAGAGCTGTTCAAGCCAAACAAACACTACGTGGCTGAATTGGAGAAGAAGGACTACCTGGGCAAGGCTAAG GTTGTTTCTTCCATCGTCTTCCAGGATGAGTTCTCTGGCTTTGCTCCGTTACAGCCACAG GTTGAAGATGTTCCTACCAGACCAAAACCGCCTGAAGTTCTGAG GGCTCTGGAGGGAGAGCCTCACACTGTCCTCTTCGAGTTTGTCCCTGAGACAAGTGATGAGTTAGCTGTGGTGCCTGGCAACATTGTCTTTGTGCTGAACAAAGGATCTGACAACTGGGCCTCTGTCATCTTCAATGAGCGA AGGGGGCTTGTTCCTTATAATTTCCTGGAGCGTTTGGAAATAACCTTATCATCTAAGCAAGAACAG GATGGGACAGACAAGGATGACATCCCAGCGCCACCTAGACAAGAACCACCGAAAATACCCCAGAGAAAATCTG CTTCTGCTTCTGAAAATCAGAACATCGGGGACACAATAACAGAG TCTTGCCAGAGTGAAGTGGTTAGTGACTCTTCACTCTGTATAGTGAAAGTGCACTTCACATACACCATAGCAATCTGCATGGTGCCTGGACTTCCCTACACAACCACTCTGGAGAAAATCAGTAACAAACTGGGCCTCCCTGCCACAGCAATCACCTTGAG TTATGCCCAAATAGATTCTGGTAAAACAGTGATTGATGAGAACACGAGGATGGAAGATGTTTGGAGCTGTGTCCACAATGGTCGTCTAACACTGTGGTGTGATCTCAAAGAG GGCATGAGTGAGCAGCTGCAAACCCAGACTCACCTGATGGCTCTTCATTCCTATGAGTCTTCAACTGCAGAGGACCTTGAGTTCCATCAAGGAGATACCATCTTACTTCTCTCCAAAA TCAATGAAGATTGGTTTGAGGGACAGTGCAACGGAAATATTGGCATATTCCCAGCGTCCTTTGTGGAAGAAGTTGCATATGTTGGCTGA
- the LOC121549876 gene encoding GRB2-associated and regulator of MAPK protein 1-like isoform X2: MPENNAKLAATPGSGAFMLTHVVCLQANMDLGSMLYNNLKDISWSTTSLPLDRLVSVYRLPQIVKLDSGELVDGLRDNDYLLIHSCRQWTTITAHSLEEGHYVIGPKIEIPVHYEGQFKLLEQDRDVKEPVQYFNSVEEVAKAFPERVYVMEEITFNVKMASGECNEDTEVYNITLSTGDELTLMGQAEILYTKMSKEKSRFNTIFRKIGKLNSISKMASRGKMPCLICMNHRTNESVSLPFQCKGRFSTCSPLELQMQEGEHTIRDIVEKTRLPVNVSVPGSPPRNLHDLHLIREGHRYKLVNIQTKTVVVGCVLRSSKIIPVHFPLHMASMPKFIIPEGLLQNELWLDTMVHRWFTYCQEQFDIDDYSRAVRNVRTDWNDVDGKIPKKSSGGSGSSSNGCPSHMHMPSSLTYARDELTQSFHRLSVCVYGNNLHSNSEVNLQGCMTLCGDWALLPSEGVPADSVDTEYLFPELLENMSQSVLLKSDVRYEELWLDHLRSSRVGGGHSVGGEDPRGTIGTSMAVISCPVSSSHVGPMVSSEICLAPPPVPPKSEAVKEECRHLNAPPIPPRSSKQMMSTPTPAVAKARQTETRSPSPILSYYSSGLHSIGGENDVTEADEQNHVCYPCNWVKANEECPTTSHMSPPLDGVLSCPSRLSWPNDFCGGDSQGMEEFLPIHCRSYYSYPRKRPSGTPKSPCTSSLFYFDRREQTEGGSAVPLNSHKASYTNQFCTKSTCYTLEMYRDNTIEECNTKQSLLCPILPPRMPKSNETCKVTDAVEGTEQDTLKCLVSQQHDQVTTTEIFSIPYPPPLPSPSLQAPGGQWQPPTNLSGLSIEEVSKSLRFIGLSDDIVSLFVTEKIDGNLLLQFTEEILTEDFKLSKLKVKKLMQFINGWRPKI; the protein is encoded by the exons ATGCCTGAAAACAATGCAAAGCTAGCAGCAACGCCGGGAAGTGGTGCGTTTATGCTAACGCATGTCGTGTGTTTACAAGCTAACATGGACCTTGGATCAATGCTGTACAACAATTTGAAAGATATATCATGGAGCACGACGTCTTTACCCTTAGATCGACTTGTCAGTGTTTATAGACTGCCGCAAATTGTGAAGTTGGACAGTG GTGAGTTGGTGGACGGCTTACGAGACAATGACTACCTCTTGATTCATTCCTGTCGTCAATGGACTACAATCACTGCACACAGTCTGGAAGAAGGCCATTATGTCATTGGGCCCAAAATAGAGATCCCGGTACATTATGAGG GTCAGTTTAAGCTGCTGGAGCAGGACAGAGATGTCAAGGAGCCGGTGCAGTACTTCAACAGCGTGGAGGAGGTGGCCAAAGCATTTCCCGAACGGGTGTATGTCATGGAGGAAATTACGTTCAATGTGAAG ATGGCTTCGGGCGAATGCAACGAGGACACGGAGGTGTACAACATCACACTAAGCACCGGTGATGAGCTCACCCTCATGGGCCAGGCAGAGATCCTCTACACCAAGATGTCCAAGGAGAAGTCGCGCTTCAACACCATCTTCAGGAAAATCGGCAAGCTCAACTCCATCAGCAAGATGGCGAGCCGTGGCAAGATGCCCTGCCTCATCTGCATGAACCACCGGACCAACGAGAGCGTCAGCCTGCCCTTCCAGTGTAAGGGTCGCTTCAGCACCTGCAGCCCCCTAGAGCTCCAGATGCAGGAGGGCGAGCACACCATCCGTGACATCGTGGAGAAGACCCGGCTGCCCGTCAACGTCAGCGTGCCCGGCAGCCCGCCGCGCAACCTGCACGACCTCCACCTGATCCGCGAGGGCCACCGCTACAAGTTGGTCAACATCCAGACCAAGACGGTGGTGGTGGGCTGCGTGCTACGCAGCAGTAAGATCATCCCCGTCCACTTCCCGCTCCACATGGCCTCCATGCCCAAGTTCATCATCCCTGAAGGGTTGCTTCAGAACGAGCTGTGGCTGGACACCATGGTGCACCGCTGGTTCACCTACTGCCAGGAGCAGTTTGACATTGACGACTATTCCCGTGCCGTGCGTAATGTCAGGACCGACTGGAACGACGTTGATGGGAAGATCCCCAAGAagagtagtggtggtagtggcagcagcagcaatgGCTGCCCCTCCCACATGCACATGCCCAGCTCTCTCACGTACGCTCGCGACGAGCTTACCCAGTCATTCCACCGGCTCTCGGTGTGTGTCTACGGCAACAACCTACACAGCAACAGTGAGGTCAACCTGCAGGGCTGCATGACGTTGTGTGGAGACTGGGCACTGCTGCCATCCGAGGGCGTACCGGCTGATTCGGTCGACACAGAGTACCTCTTCCCTGAGCTGCTGGAGAACATGAGCCAGTCCGTCCTCCTGAAGTCGGATGTTCGCTACGAGGAGCTGTGGCTGGACCACTTGAGATCAAGTCGGGTAGGAGGAGGGCACAGTGTAGGTGGCGAGGATCCAAGAGGCACCATCGGCACCTCCATGGCGGTCATATCGTGCCCCGTCTCCTCCAGTCATGTGGGTCCAATGGTCAGCTCTGAAATCTGTCTAGCTCCGCCCCCAGTCCCTCCAAAGTCTGAAGCT GTGAAGGAAGAATGCCGTCATTTGAACGCCCCTCCCATTCCCCCCCGAAGTTCCAAGCAGATGATGTCCACCCCAACGCCGGCTGTAGCGAAGGCTCGGCAGACGGAAACGCGCTCTCCAAGCCCTATTCTCTCTTATTATTCCTCAGGCCTACACAGCAT TGGAGGAGAGAATGACGTGACCGAGGCGGATGAGCAGAACCACGTGTGTTACCCCTGTAACTGGGTCAAGGCCAACGAGGAGTGCCCGACAACGTCCCACATGAGCCCACCACTCGACGGCGTGCTCTCCTGCCCTTCTAGACTATCGTGGCCCAACGACTTTTGTGGAGGGGATTCTCAAGGCATGGAGGAGTTCCTGCCCATCCACTGTCGAAGTTACTACAGCTATCCCAGAAAAAGACCCTCTGGCACGCCTAAGTCTCCATGCACTTCCAGCCTTTTTTACTTTGATAGAAGAGAGCAGACTGAAGGCGGTAGCGCCGTCCCCTTGAACTCCCACAAAGCCTCGTACACTAATCAGTTTTGCACCAAGTCGACATGCTACACCCTGGAAATGTACAGAGACAATACGATAGAAGAATGTAACACTAAACAAAGCCTGTTGTGCCCCATCTTGCCACCGAGGATGCCCAAATCAAACGAGACATGTAAAGTTACAGATGCAGTTGAAGGTACGGAGCAGGACACTCTAAAGTGCCTGGTCAGCCAACAACATGATCAGGTCACGACGACTGAAATATTCTCCATCCCCTATCCCCCCCCACTGCCCTCCCCCTCCCTACAAGCCCCTGGAGGACAATGGCAACCACCCACCAATCTTTCTGGACTCTCCATCGAAGAGGTGTCCAAATCGTTACGGTTCATCGGCCTCTCCGACGACATTGTGTCTTTGTTCGTGACAGAGAAAATCGACGGGAATCTACTCCTGCAGTTTACGGAGGAGATTCTGACGGAGGACTTCAAGTTAAGCAAACTTAAAGTGAAGAAACTAATGCAGTTTATTAATGGTTGGAGGCCTAAAATATAG
- the LOC121549876 gene encoding GRB2-associated and regulator of MAPK protein 1-like isoform X1 — protein sequence MPENNAKLAATPGSGAFMLTHVVCLQANMDLGSMLYNNLKDISWSTTSLPLDRLVSVYRLPQIVKLDSGELVDGLRDNDYLLIHSCRQWTTITAHSLEEGHYVIGPKIEIPVHYEGQFKLLEQDRDVKEPVQYFNSVEEVAKAFPERVYVMEEITFNVKMASGECNEDTEVYNITLSTGDELTLMGQAEILYTKMSKEKSRFNTIFRKIGKLNSISKMASRGKMPCLICMNHRTNESVSLPFQCKGRFSTCSPLELQMQEGEHTIRDIVEKTRLPVNVSVPGSPPRNLHDLHLIREGHRYKLVNIQTKTVVVGCVLRSSKIIPVHFPLHMASMPKFIIPEGLLQNELWLDTMVHRWFTYCQEQFDIDDYSRAVRNVRTDWNDVDGKIPKKSSGGSGSSSNGCPSHMHMPSSLTYARDELTQSFHRLSVCVYGNNLHSNSEVNLQGCMTLCGDWALLPSEGVPADSVDTEYLFPELLENMSQSVLLKSDVRYEELWLDHLRSSRVGGGHSVGGEDPRGTIGTSMAVISCPVSSSHVGPMVSSEICLAPPPVPPKSEAVKEECRHLNAPPIPPRSSKQMMSTPTPAVAKARQTETRSPSPILSYYSSGLHSISGGENDVTEADEQNHVCYPCNWVKANEECPTTSHMSPPLDGVLSCPSRLSWPNDFCGGDSQGMEEFLPIHCRSYYSYPRKRPSGTPKSPCTSSLFYFDRREQTEGGSAVPLNSHKASYTNQFCTKSTCYTLEMYRDNTIEECNTKQSLLCPILPPRMPKSNETCKVTDAVEGTEQDTLKCLVSQQHDQVTTTEIFSIPYPPPLPSPSLQAPGGQWQPPTNLSGLSIEEVSKSLRFIGLSDDIVSLFVTEKIDGNLLLQFTEEILTEDFKLSKLKVKKLMQFINGWRPKI from the exons ATGCCTGAAAACAATGCAAAGCTAGCAGCAACGCCGGGAAGTGGTGCGTTTATGCTAACGCATGTCGTGTGTTTACAAGCTAACATGGACCTTGGATCAATGCTGTACAACAATTTGAAAGATATATCATGGAGCACGACGTCTTTACCCTTAGATCGACTTGTCAGTGTTTATAGACTGCCGCAAATTGTGAAGTTGGACAGTG GTGAGTTGGTGGACGGCTTACGAGACAATGACTACCTCTTGATTCATTCCTGTCGTCAATGGACTACAATCACTGCACACAGTCTGGAAGAAGGCCATTATGTCATTGGGCCCAAAATAGAGATCCCGGTACATTATGAGG GTCAGTTTAAGCTGCTGGAGCAGGACAGAGATGTCAAGGAGCCGGTGCAGTACTTCAACAGCGTGGAGGAGGTGGCCAAAGCATTTCCCGAACGGGTGTATGTCATGGAGGAAATTACGTTCAATGTGAAG ATGGCTTCGGGCGAATGCAACGAGGACACGGAGGTGTACAACATCACACTAAGCACCGGTGATGAGCTCACCCTCATGGGCCAGGCAGAGATCCTCTACACCAAGATGTCCAAGGAGAAGTCGCGCTTCAACACCATCTTCAGGAAAATCGGCAAGCTCAACTCCATCAGCAAGATGGCGAGCCGTGGCAAGATGCCCTGCCTCATCTGCATGAACCACCGGACCAACGAGAGCGTCAGCCTGCCCTTCCAGTGTAAGGGTCGCTTCAGCACCTGCAGCCCCCTAGAGCTCCAGATGCAGGAGGGCGAGCACACCATCCGTGACATCGTGGAGAAGACCCGGCTGCCCGTCAACGTCAGCGTGCCCGGCAGCCCGCCGCGCAACCTGCACGACCTCCACCTGATCCGCGAGGGCCACCGCTACAAGTTGGTCAACATCCAGACCAAGACGGTGGTGGTGGGCTGCGTGCTACGCAGCAGTAAGATCATCCCCGTCCACTTCCCGCTCCACATGGCCTCCATGCCCAAGTTCATCATCCCTGAAGGGTTGCTTCAGAACGAGCTGTGGCTGGACACCATGGTGCACCGCTGGTTCACCTACTGCCAGGAGCAGTTTGACATTGACGACTATTCCCGTGCCGTGCGTAATGTCAGGACCGACTGGAACGACGTTGATGGGAAGATCCCCAAGAagagtagtggtggtagtggcagcagcagcaatgGCTGCCCCTCCCACATGCACATGCCCAGCTCTCTCACGTACGCTCGCGACGAGCTTACCCAGTCATTCCACCGGCTCTCGGTGTGTGTCTACGGCAACAACCTACACAGCAACAGTGAGGTCAACCTGCAGGGCTGCATGACGTTGTGTGGAGACTGGGCACTGCTGCCATCCGAGGGCGTACCGGCTGATTCGGTCGACACAGAGTACCTCTTCCCTGAGCTGCTGGAGAACATGAGCCAGTCCGTCCTCCTGAAGTCGGATGTTCGCTACGAGGAGCTGTGGCTGGACCACTTGAGATCAAGTCGGGTAGGAGGAGGGCACAGTGTAGGTGGCGAGGATCCAAGAGGCACCATCGGCACCTCCATGGCGGTCATATCGTGCCCCGTCTCCTCCAGTCATGTGGGTCCAATGGTCAGCTCTGAAATCTGTCTAGCTCCGCCCCCAGTCCCTCCAAAGTCTGAAGCT GTGAAGGAAGAATGCCGTCATTTGAACGCCCCTCCCATTCCCCCCCGAAGTTCCAAGCAGATGATGTCCACCCCAACGCCGGCTGTAGCGAAGGCTCGGCAGACGGAAACGCGCTCTCCAAGCCCTATTCTCTCTTATTATTCCTCAGGCCTACACAGCAT CAGTGGAGGAGAGAATGACGTGACCGAGGCGGATGAGCAGAACCACGTGTGTTACCCCTGTAACTGGGTCAAGGCCAACGAGGAGTGCCCGACAACGTCCCACATGAGCCCACCACTCGACGGCGTGCTCTCCTGCCCTTCTAGACTATCGTGGCCCAACGACTTTTGTGGAGGGGATTCTCAAGGCATGGAGGAGTTCCTGCCCATCCACTGTCGAAGTTACTACAGCTATCCCAGAAAAAGACCCTCTGGCACGCCTAAGTCTCCATGCACTTCCAGCCTTTTTTACTTTGATAGAAGAGAGCAGACTGAAGGCGGTAGCGCCGTCCCCTTGAACTCCCACAAAGCCTCGTACACTAATCAGTTTTGCACCAAGTCGACATGCTACACCCTGGAAATGTACAGAGACAATACGATAGAAGAATGTAACACTAAACAAAGCCTGTTGTGCCCCATCTTGCCACCGAGGATGCCCAAATCAAACGAGACATGTAAAGTTACAGATGCAGTTGAAGGTACGGAGCAGGACACTCTAAAGTGCCTGGTCAGCCAACAACATGATCAGGTCACGACGACTGAAATATTCTCCATCCCCTATCCCCCCCCACTGCCCTCCCCCTCCCTACAAGCCCCTGGAGGACAATGGCAACCACCCACCAATCTTTCTGGACTCTCCATCGAAGAGGTGTCCAAATCGTTACGGTTCATCGGCCTCTCCGACGACATTGTGTCTTTGTTCGTGACAGAGAAAATCGACGGGAATCTACTCCTGCAGTTTACGGAGGAGATTCTGACGGAGGACTTCAAGTTAAGCAAACTTAAAGTGAAGAAACTAATGCAGTTTATTAATGGTTGGAGGCCTAAAATATAG